One window of the Triticum dicoccoides isolate Atlit2015 ecotype Zavitan chromosome 3B, WEW_v2.0, whole genome shotgun sequence genome contains the following:
- the LOC119281923 gene encoding cysteine proteinase EP-B 2-like → MGQLSKKLLVAAVLAVAAVELCGAIPLEDKDLESEEALWDLYERWQTAHRVPRHHAEKHRRFGTFKSNAHFVHSHNKRSDRPYRLHLNRFGDMSQAEFRATFVGDLRRDTPATPPSVPGFMYATVNVSDLPPSVDWRQKGAVTGVKDQGKCGSCWAFSTVVSVEGINAIRTGSLVSLSEQELIDCDTADNDGCQGGLMDNAFEYIKNNGGLITEAAYPYRAANGTCNVATAAKSSPVVVRIDGHQDVPANSEEALAQAVANQPVSVAVEASGKAFMFYSEGVFTGSCGTELDHGVAVVGYGVAEDGKAYWTVKNSWGPSWGEQGYIRVEKDSGAAGGLCGIAMEASYPVKTDSKPKPTPTPRRALGARESQ, encoded by the coding sequence ATGGGGCAGCTTAGCAAGAAGCTTCTGGTGGCGGCCGTGCTGGCCGTGGCGGCGGTGGAGCTCTGCGGCGCCATCCCGCTGGAGGACAAGGACCTGGAGTCGGAGGAGGCGCTGTGGGACCTGTACGAGCGGTGGCAGACCGCGCACCGCGTGCCCCGCCACCACGCCGAGAAGCACCGCCGCTTCGGCACCTTCAAGTCCAACGCCCACTTCGTCCACTCCCACAACAAGCGCAGCGACCGCCCCTATCGCCTCCACCTCAACCGCTTCGGCGACATGAGCCAGGCCGAGTTCCGCGCCACCTTCGTCGGCGACCTCCGCCGCGACACCCCGGCCACGCCGCCGTCCGTCCCCGGATTCATGTACGCCACAGTGAACGTGTCCGACCTTCCGCCGTCCGTGGACTGGCGGCAGAAGGGCGCCGTCACGGGCGTCAAGGACCAGGGCAAGTGCGGCAGCTGCTGGGCCTTCTCCACGGTGGTGTCCGTGGAAGGCATCAACGCCATCCGCACGGGCAGCCTCGTGTCCCTCTCGGAGCAGGAGCTCATCGACTGCGACACGGCAGACAACGACGGGTGCCAGGGCGGGCTCATGGACAACGCCTTCGAGTACATCAAGAACAACGGCGGGCTCATCACCGAGGCCGCCTACCCGTACCGCGCCGCCAACGGAACCTGCAACGTCGCGACCGCCGCCAAGAGCTCCCCCGTGGTGGTGCGCATCGACGGGCACCAGGACGTGCCGGCCAACAGCGAGGAGGCGCTGGCCCAGGCCGTGGCGAACCAGCCCGTGTCCGTGGCCGTCGAGGCCAGTGGGAAGGCGTTCATGTTCTACTCCGAGGGGGTCTTCACCGGCAGCTGCGGCACGGAGCTGGACCACGGCGTGGCGGTGGTCGGGTACGGCGTGGCGGAGGACGGCAAGGCGTACTGGACGGTGAAGAACTCGTGGGGGCCGTCGTGGGGGGAGCAGGGCTACATCAGGGTGGAGAAGGATTCGGGTGCCGCGGGCGGGCTCTGCGGCATCGCCATGGAGGCGTCCTACCCCGTCAAGACCGACAGCAAGCCCAAGCCCACGCCCACGCCCAGGCGCGCCCTCGGAGCCAGGGAGTCACAGTGA